One window of the Chanos chanos chromosome 11, fChaCha1.1, whole genome shotgun sequence genome contains the following:
- the LOC115823718 gene encoding CD209 antigen-like protein C — MEKPRSIAVRSPWTGELNMGEEEVIFPWRKQAIRHTGRYAANIRCYKMAAVGLSVLMLVEIITLCVWHTMGRDPLDTCNNNLTMEENQLETSDNSLSDQRDQLLTRYNNLTVERDQLLSKCNNLTVERDHIKNRYDNLTAERDQLEAKYNNLTTERDQLKKEKDRVLHKLNNLNLKYFSSSQYFVSTERKSWSESRQDCIKRGADLVIINSEEEQQFLSSMKIRAWIGLTDADAEGTWKWVDNTPVISAYWMPGEPNDQNNEDCGEILLLQEDSLMNWNDLPCDQKQQYVCENVTKAF; from the exons ATGGAGAAACCTCGGAGTATTGCTGTAAGGAGCCCTTGGACAGGCGAACTGAACATGGGAGAAGAAGAAGTGATCTTCCCGTGGAGAAAGCAAGCCATCCGCCATACAG gAAGGTACGCAGCAAACATCAGATGCTACAAAATGGCTGCAgtgggtctgtctgtcctcATGCTGGTTGAGATCATTACGCTGTGTGTTTGGCACACTATGGGGAGAGACCCATTAGACACATGTAACAACAACCTGACTATGGAGGAAAACCAGTTAGAAACTAGTGACAACAGCCTCAGTGATCAGAGAGACCAGCTTCTGACCAGATACAATAACCTGACTgtagagagagaccagttactaTCTAAGTGCAACAACCTGACTGTTGAGAGAGACCATATAAAGAATAGATACGACAACttgactgcagagagagaccaaTTAGAAGCTAAATACAATAACctgactacagagagagaccagctgaaaaaggagaaagacagagttcTTCACAAGCTTAACAACCTGA ACTTGAAGTATTTCAGCTCCAGTCAGTATTTCGTCTCTACTGAGAGAAAAAGCTGGAgcgagagcagacaggactgtataaagagaggagcagacctggtcatcataaacagtgaagaggaacag CAATTTCTTTCAAGCATGAAAATAAGAGCTTGGATCGGCCTGACTGATGCAGACGCAGAGGGGACATGGAAATGGGTGGATAATACTCCAGTGATCTCTGC ATACTGGATGCCTGGAGAGCCTAATGATCAGAACAATGAGGACTGTGgagaaatattattattacaggAAGACTCCCTGATGAACTGGAATGACTTGCCATGCGATCAGAAACAACAATACGTCTGTGAAAATGTGACAAAGGCCTTTTGA